One Trichomycterus rosablanca isolate fTriRos1 chromosome 23, fTriRos1.hap1, whole genome shotgun sequence genomic window carries:
- the phf1 gene encoding PHD finger protein 1 — MGVVSEGEDVLARWSDGLLYLGNIKRVDLIKQCCLVRFEDNSEFWVLKKDIHLFSPSGEEVCCVCDGPPLKEPLINCLKCRHGYHAQCHTPAIDPEVEIDSWICRQCVFAVATKRGGALKRGRFARLMQLMKVGLPYQLSTLDWDPQHLTNQQQCYCYCAGPGEWNLKMLQCNGCGQWFHEACTQCLTKPLLYGDRFYHFQCSVCTNGPETIQRLPMTWVDLAHLLLYHLSLCCKRKYFDFDHEIMAFANENWDSLLLGTLSDTQKQDRSNSLLNALNSNKDRFVSGKEIKKKKCLFGLQVRAPPPLLSDSSPLIAEQPINITHRKSPLSLPCQRRTVGPDSRKSKRRIIETQSCSPEVPANHINLVPCCHECVNGASVYNSRKSEEELAVGSPPKRMFPLYHSSYNGSQGLPRSLHHYSAEDPCRLPAPCLPCSMSSDHSPVEKFEQCPSLFLRDVAPYPNGMDLEEHTARGWGGGEAVRILAKRITPDGKVQYLVEWGNVKVY, encoded by the exons ATGGGGGTGGTCAGTGAGGGAGAGGACGTTCTAGCACGATGGAGTGACGGGCTGTTATACTTAGGCAACATCAAAAGA GTAGATCTAATCAAGCAGTGTTGTTTGGTCAGGTTTGAGGATAATTCAGAGTTCTGGGTCCTCAAGAAAGACATTCATTTAT TCTCACCAAGTGGAGAGGAAGTGTGTTGTGTCTGCGATGGTCCACCTCTTAAAGAGCCACTCATAAACTGTCTCAAATGCCGCCATG GTTATCATGCACAGTGTCACACTCCAGCCATCGATCCAGAAGTGGAGATCGACTCCTGGATCTGTCGGCAGTGTGTCTTTGCTGTCGCCACCAAG AGAGGGGGAGCCTTAAAACGAGGTCGCTTTGCTCGGCTCATGCAGTTAATGAAGGTGGGGCTGCCCTATCAGCTTTCAACTTTAGACTGGGACCCACAACATCTGACTAACCAGCAACAGTGTTACTGCTACTGCGCTGGACCGGGAGA GTGGAACCTGAAGATGTTGCAGTGTAATGGTTGTGGTCAGTGGTTTCATGAAGCCTGTACGCAGTGCCTGACTAAACCTCTGTTATATGGAGACAG GTTTTATCACTTCCAGTGTTCGGTGTGTACAAACGGCCCTGAAACCATCCAGAGACTCCCGATGACATG GGTAGATCTGGCCCATTTGTTGCTCTATCATCTGTCACTGTGCTGCAAGAGAAAATACTTTGATTTTGATCACGAAATAATGGCCTTTGCCAACGAGAACTGGGATTCTTTGCTCTTGGGCACG CTGTCAGATACGCAGAAGCAAGATCGCTCCAACAGTTTGCTCAATGCTTTAAATTCCAACAAGGACAG GTTTGTCTCTGGGAAGGAGATCAAGAAGAAAAAGTGTCTTTTTGGGCTTCAGGTTCGGGCTCCTCCTCCACTGTTGTCTGACTCCTCACCCCTCATTGCTGAACAGCCCATCAACATCACGCACCGTAAAAG CCCGCTGTCACTGCCATGCCAGAGACGAACGGTGGGGCCGGACTCTCGTAAATCAAAGCGGCGCATCATCGAGACACAG TCCTGTTCACCAGAAGTTCCTGCAAACCACATCAACCTGGTGCCATGTTGCCATGAATGTGTAAACGGGGCAAGCGTCTACAACTCCCGGAAATCAGAAGAGGAATTAGCAGTGGG ATCACCACCCAAGAGAATGTTTCCCCTGTATCACTCATCATACAATGGTTCTCAGGGTCTGCCTCGATCTCTGCATCACTACAG TGCCGAGGACCCTTGTAGACTTCCAGCCCCCTGCCTGCCCTGCTCCATGTCGTCAGATCATTCGCCTGTCGAGAAGTTTGAGCAGTGCCCATCACTGTTCCTGCGTGATGTTGCACCCTACCCCAACGGAATGGATTTAGAGGAGCACACAGCACGAGGCTGGGGCGGAGGAGAGGCTGTGAGGATACTGGCCAAACGTATCACTCCAGATGGAAAGGTCCAATATTTGGTGGAGTGGGGAAATGTTAAAGTTTACTGA